A genomic segment from Hippoglossus stenolepis isolate QCI-W04-F060 chromosome 3, HSTE1.2, whole genome shotgun sequence encodes:
- the LOC118104496 gene encoding transcriptional regulator QRICH1: protein MNEQDSGVVSFDEYVRQKARTVPQHRMKEFLECLSKGPEVLQEFNQQEGAATTTAMVYQQQDANCIYTDSTEVAGSLLELACPVQIQEQHGQTISQVLQVASPSQQDLQGISTAQFIQHGDLTEEQQQQIQAQLVAAVAGGQQIQLQGTQHIQLPGGQQIQLQAGQHIQLQGGQQIQLQGGQHIQQIQLQGGQQIQLQGGQQIQLQGGQQIQLQGGQQIQLQGGQQIQLQGGQQIQLHDGQQIQIQTIEAMSPTHQQDSPREVERRSGSASAVLQPAKKRKVDVPLAVSYAVPQGQQVATVLAIPQGQQQSYVSLRPDLLTVDSAQLFSTTGTITGPTGETWTIPVYSAPQQQGVTHIALPQETYSTVQVTTTNGKDKMSPRSADVQLASAGTQEEMVQTLFPAQFMNGNIHNLVAVQAVGGTYNTTQSVHIWDPNQQSQGEEGQEQQLHLQGQVQTEAEAEPPTEILVPVCLKPEEGLEVWRLWAKRKNIELSKQEKTSLAPIGRRQPLRFQEDLVSSAVAELNLGLSLMTQEARGSEEEEFSPDVLYYVFLCIQKYIADNGRVDDVFADPYYTRFCASLHNILDGWKPSVHPLGYIIPSHVTEEMLWECKQLGAHSPATLLTTLMYFNTKYFCLITPEQHMKVAFSKVLRHTRKNPTNAKDKATSIRLLKGQGPHSAGQKGTDDMYEEQIEDPENPLRCPIKLYDFYLFKCPQSIKGRNDAYYMTPEPVVAPNSPMWYSSQPLTNQQVEQILARIIVVREIQEIIGVSAENMG from the exons ATGAATGAGCAGGACAGTGGGGTGGTGTCCTTCGATGAGTATGTGCGGCAGAAGGCCCGCACTGTTCCCCAGCACAGGATGAAGGAGTTCCTGGAGTGTCTTTCCAAGGGCCCCGAGGTGCTGCAGGAGTTCAACCAGCAGGAGGGTGCCGCCACCACCACAGCCATGGTGTACCAGCAGCAGGACGCCAACTGTATCTacacagacagcacagaggTGGCAGGGTCGCTCCTAGAGCTGGCTTGCCCG GTTCAGATCCAAGAACAGCATGGCCAAACCATCAGCCAGGTTCTTCAGGTGGCCTCGCCCTCCCAGCAGGATTTGCAGGGAATCTCTACAGCTCAGTTCATCCAGCATGGAGATCTCACAGAGGAGCAGCAACAGCAG ATTCAGGCACAGCTGGTTGCAGCTGTAGCCGGAGGACAACAAATCCAGTTACAAGGAACGCAACATATTCAGCTGCCAGGGGGCCAGCAAAttcagcttcaggctggtcaacataTTCAGTTACAAGGAGGCCAACAGATTCAACTGCAGGGTGGACAACATATTCAACAGATTCAACTGCAGGGTGGACAACAGATTCAACTGCAGGGTGGACAACAGATTCAACTGCAGGGTGGACAACAGATTCAACTGCAGGGTGGACAACAGATTCAACTGCAGGGTGGACAACAAATTCAACTGCAGGGTGGACAACAAATTCAGCTACATGATGGCCaacagatccagatccagaccaTAGAGGCCATGTCTCCTACCCATCAACAGGACTCTCCTagggaggtagagaggaggTCTGGTTCTGCCTCAGCTGTTCTCCAACCTGCCAAGAAACGTAAGGTGGATGTCCCTCTAGCTGTTTCCTATGCTGTTCCACAGGGTCAGCAGGTGGCTACTGTTCTGGCCATCCCTCAAGGGCAGCAGCAAAGCTATGTGTCGCTACGACCAGATTTGCTCACTGTTGACAGTGCTCAGCTGTTCAGCACCACAGGGACAATCACAGGTCCCACAGGTGAGACCTGGACCATCCCTGTGTACTCTGCGCCACAACAGCAGGGTGTAACTCACATTGCCTTACCACAGGAAACGTACAGCACAGTGCAAGTTACCACCACCAACGGTAAGGACAAAATGTCCCCAAGGTCTGCAGATGTGCAGCTGGCCTCCGCTGGGACACAGGAAGAAATGGTACAGACCCTGTTCCCAGCGCAGTTCATGAACGGGAACATTCACAACCTTGTGGCAGTGCAGGCTGTAGGAGGGACTTACAACACTACACAGTCGGTGCACATATGGGACCCAAATCAACAGAGTCAAGGAGAAGAGGGGCAAGAACAGCAGCTCCATCTGCAG gGTCAAGTACAGACGGAGGCTGAAGCTGAACCGCCAACTGAAATTCTGGTTCCTGTCTGTCTAAAGCCAGAGGAAGGCCTGGAGGTCTGGCGGCTTTGGGCGAAACGGAAAAACATAGAGTTAAGCAAGCAGGAGAAAACCAGTCTTGCCCCAATAGGAC GTCGCCAGCCGCTGCGTTTTCAAGAAGACTTGGTGTCTAGTGCTGTAGCCGAGCTAAACCTGGGTCTTTCCCTGATGACGCAGGAAGCACGTggatcagaagaagaagaattttcCCCTGACGTTCTGTATTATGTATTCTTGTGTATACAAAAG TACATCGCCGACAACGGACGTGTGGATGATGTTTTCGCTGATCCATATTACACACGTTTCTGTGCCTCCTTACACAACATCCTTGATGGCTGGAAACCAAGTGTCCACCCGTTAG GTTACATCATTCCAAGTCATGTGACAGAGGAGATGCTGTGGGAGTGTAAACAGCTCGGTGCACATTCGCCAGCCACACTCCTCACTACCCTAATGTACTTCAATACAAA gTATTTCTGCCTGATTACACCTGAACAGCACATGAAAGTAGCTTTCTCTAAGGTCCTCAGACACACGAGGAAGAACCCCACCAATGCCAAGGACAAAGCAACCAGCATCCGCCTTCTCAAAGGACAAGGTCCACACAGTGCCGGACAGAAAG GAACTGACGACATGTATGAAGAACAGATTGAAGATCCGGAGAATCCACTTCGCTGTCCCATTAAACTTTATGACTTTTACCTCTTCAAATG tCCTCAGAGCATTAAAGGACGCAATGATGCGTACTACATGACTCCAGAACCTGTCGTTGCACCCAACAGCCCAATGTGGTACTCATCGCAGCCGCTCACAAATCAGCAAGTGGAACAAATACTGGCTCGCATCATCGTGGTCCGAGAGATCCAGGAGATTATTGGTGTCAGTGCAGAGAACATGGGCTAA